The Sesamum indicum cultivar Zhongzhi No. 13 linkage group LG6, S_indicum_v1.0, whole genome shotgun sequence genome has a segment encoding these proteins:
- the LOC105164234 gene encoding protein LURP-one-related 11-like, with the protein MAKIHPNYTSTSSSNSSCCVSSSERETFTVWMKSLVFHGNGCTVFNSRGDVVFRVDNYQQRCSRKVYLMDSNGKVLFTISRKKLPIFGWWEGFKWTGNSRVGVERPWFQVRRTHPILSKDVSCIVNLKSDENMGSCYRIIGLEGKSALKILDFSGQIVAEATQKQSSSGVPLGEDVLALMVEGNADRSLIMALVTVYGLINNKL; encoded by the exons ATGGCGAAAATACATCCGAATTATACGTCAACGAGCAGTAGTAATAGTAGTTGCTGTGTTTCTTCATCAGAAAGAGAAACATTCACAGTTTGGATGAAGTCCTTGGTGTTTCATGGGAATGGTTGCACTGTGTTTAACTCTAGAGGCGACGTCGTTTTCCGGGTGGATAATTACCAGCAGCGATGCAGCAGAAAAGTCTACCTCATGGACTCCAATGGCAAAGTTTTGTTCACTATAAGTAGAAAG AAATTACCAATTTTTGGATGGTGGGAGGGGTTTAAATGGACTGGTAACTCTAGGGTTGGCGTGGAGAGGCCATGGTTTCAAGTGAGAAGAACTCACCCTATTTTGAGCAAAGATGTTTCTTGCATTGTTAACCTTAAAAGTGACGAAAACATGGGTAGTTGCTACAGAATCATAGGGTTGGAAGGGAAATCCGCCCTCAAGATTCTCGACTTTTCAGGGCAAATTGTTGCCGAG GCTACACAAAAGCAGTCATCGTCAGGAGTTCCTTTGGGAGAAGATGTATTGGCATTGATGGTGGAAGGCAATGCTGATAGATCACTTATTATGGCTCTTGTCACAGTTTATGGCTTGATCAACAATAAGCTGTAG